In Sphingobacterium zeae, one genomic interval encodes:
- a CDS encoding cupin domain-containing protein, giving the protein MAKLETAAELKKSIHEEQKQFSSKDFHQTFARPTYVKPSHVIHKNVENAGVHNQFSEERKHPVFFVDLPSKNVSMTIGGLLSGQKTHLHRHTYETVLYVLEGKGWTKVEDEIVEWEAGDAVYIPSWAWHQHQNLSDSQPAKYIACENAPQLQNLGVALREEEGRDF; this is encoded by the coding sequence ATGGCAAAATTAGAAACAGCTGCAGAACTAAAGAAGTCTATTCATGAAGAGCAAAAACAATTCAGTTCAAAAGATTTTCATCAAACATTTGCCCGGCCAACATATGTAAAGCCATCACATGTTATCCATAAAAATGTTGAGAACGCTGGGGTACATAATCAATTTTCGGAGGAAAGAAAGCATCCGGTATTCTTTGTGGATCTGCCAAGTAAGAATGTGAGTATGACTATCGGTGGTTTACTGTCTGGACAGAAAACGCATTTACATCGCCACACCTATGAGACCGTTTTGTATGTGCTCGAAGGTAAGGGTTGGACAAAAGTGGAAGATGAAATTGTGGAATGGGAAGCAGGTGATGCGGTCTACATTCCGTCGTGGGCGTGGCATCAGCACCAAAATCTGAGCGATAGCCAACCAGCAAAGTATATTGCCTGCGAAAATGCGCCACAACTTCAAAACCTCGGAGTAGCACTCCGTGAAGAAGAAGGAAGAGATTTTTAA